A stretch of Acidobacteriota bacterium DNA encodes these proteins:
- a CDS encoding ABC transporter permease → MRLYRLLLHAYPASFRAAHGDEMAAIVRARLRAAHGFARVPVWLAVVGELIVNAPAVHWDLLRQDVGYAARTLYRSPGFALTVIVVAALGIGANTVAFSVADFVLVRPLSFPEPDRLVRLCEGPRRGGGWGCNNELSPANYRDFKVMSSSFAAMGAFGNGAMNLVGAGEPRRLSTSPVTSEVLPLLGVTPLMGRVFRQGNAEDRNAAVISFGLWHSQFAGAPDVLGRKITLDGAPYTIIGVMPSGFYFPNRDIQLWTPLPLEGDDFADRTDNYIEAIGRLKPNVTFDRARAELTTIADRLAHDYPETNADTGISFFRLADNMSPRARLTLVTLSGASACLLLLTCANLASLLLARAAARRRELAVRAALGAGRERLVRQLITETVVLTTIGGAAGVLMAAAAVPWFSTLVPSTLPMSTRPTLDLRVLSIAAAFTAATALGFGVFPAIRASRTGFAVLRGGTRSGDRTQRVRAGLVTVEIAMSMVLLIAAGLLIRTVWRVQTIDPGFAADHVLTLETALPRPKYAGAIRRTEFYQRVLTSVRALPGVESAAFTSGLPMIVTGFVTGLDVPGRDPQATRNEAVSHRWITPRYFATMGIPLRRGRDVEDTDTREGAWVAVVSESFAERYWPGQDAIGKTFRHRGDIRTVVGVVGNVRVRGLERASEPQMYLPAQQIANGQPANFDPKDLVVRHAGAEPSIVSAIRQIVHAADPEQPVSEIRTMDDVLASETAGRRAQLRVLGVLAAVAILLSGVGIYGLLAYTVAQRSREIGVRLALGARPARVGRMIFADGLRLAVLGMALGVPAAYVLARSMSALLFGITPGDPATFATGAGIVMLIATAGSLVPALKATKVTPVTVLRVE, encoded by the coding sequence ATGCGGCTCTATCGCCTGCTGCTCCACGCCTACCCCGCGTCGTTCCGCGCCGCGCACGGCGACGAGATGGCGGCGATCGTTCGAGCGCGCCTTCGCGCGGCGCACGGCTTCGCACGCGTGCCGGTCTGGCTCGCCGTCGTCGGCGAGCTGATCGTGAACGCGCCGGCCGTCCATTGGGACCTCCTCAGGCAAGACGTCGGCTACGCAGCTCGCACGCTCTACCGATCGCCCGGGTTCGCATTGACCGTGATCGTGGTGGCGGCACTCGGCATCGGCGCGAACACCGTCGCCTTCTCCGTCGCGGACTTCGTGCTCGTGCGGCCCTTGTCGTTCCCGGAACCCGACCGCCTGGTGCGACTCTGCGAGGGACCACGGCGAGGGGGCGGCTGGGGCTGCAACAACGAGCTGTCGCCGGCCAACTATCGAGACTTCAAGGTCATGAGCTCGTCGTTCGCGGCCATGGGCGCGTTCGGCAACGGCGCCATGAATCTCGTCGGCGCCGGCGAGCCTCGTCGATTGTCGACGTCGCCGGTGACGTCCGAGGTACTGCCGCTGCTCGGCGTAACACCGCTGATGGGCCGCGTCTTCCGCCAGGGAAACGCGGAGGACCGGAATGCCGCGGTGATCAGCTTCGGCCTGTGGCACTCGCAGTTCGCAGGCGCACCGGACGTGCTCGGCCGGAAGATCACGCTCGACGGCGCGCCCTACACGATCATCGGCGTCATGCCGTCTGGCTTCTACTTCCCCAATCGCGACATCCAGCTCTGGACGCCGCTCCCGCTCGAGGGCGACGACTTCGCGGATCGAACCGACAACTACATCGAAGCCATCGGCCGCCTGAAACCGAACGTGACGTTCGATCGAGCGCGAGCGGAATTGACGACGATCGCCGATCGTCTCGCACACGACTACCCGGAGACGAACGCGGACACGGGCATCAGCTTCTTCCGCCTCGCGGACAACATGTCGCCGCGCGCCCGCTTGACGCTCGTCACGTTGAGCGGCGCGAGCGCGTGCCTTCTGCTCCTCACGTGCGCAAATCTCGCCAGCCTCCTGCTCGCGCGCGCCGCCGCGCGCCGGCGAGAGTTGGCCGTCCGTGCGGCGCTCGGCGCGGGCCGGGAACGGCTCGTGCGGCAGCTCATCACGGAAACCGTCGTCCTCACCACCATCGGCGGCGCCGCCGGCGTCCTGATGGCAGCCGCTGCGGTGCCGTGGTTCTCGACGCTCGTGCCGTCCACGCTCCCCATGTCCACACGGCCGACGTTGGACCTCCGCGTGCTGTCCATTGCGGCGGCCTTCACGGCGGCCACGGCGCTCGGATTCGGCGTGTTCCCGGCGATTCGCGCCAGCCGTACGGGATTCGCCGTGCTCCGTGGGGGCACCCGCAGCGGCGACCGCACGCAGCGCGTCCGCGCCGGGCTCGTGACCGTCGAAATCGCCATGTCGATGGTCCTCCTGATTGCCGCGGGACTGCTGATCAGGACGGTCTGGCGTGTGCAGACGATCGATCCTGGGTTCGCGGCCGACCACGTGCTGACCCTCGAGACGGCGCTGCCGCGGCCGAAGTATGCCGGCGCCATCCGGCGCACGGAGTTCTACCAACGCGTCCTGACCTCTGTGCGCGCGCTGCCTGGCGTCGAGAGCGCCGCGTTCACGAGCGGCCTGCCGATGATCGTCACCGGCTTCGTCACCGGCCTCGACGTTCCGGGACGGGATCCGCAGGCTACCCGCAACGAGGCGGTCAGCCATCGGTGGATAACGCCGCGCTACTTCGCCACGATGGGAATTCCGCTGCGGCGTGGACGCGACGTCGAAGACACCGACACGCGGGAGGGTGCGTGGGTCGCGGTGGTCAGTGAGTCGTTCGCCGAACGGTACTGGCCCGGCCAAGACGCGATCGGCAAGACGTTCCGACACCGCGGTGACATCCGCACCGTGGTCGGCGTCGTCGGCAATGTTAGAGTCCGCGGGCTGGAGCGCGCGAGTGAACCTCAGATGTACCTGCCCGCGCAGCAGATCGCGAACGGACAACCCGCCAACTTCGACCCGAAGGATCTGGTCGTGCGCCATGCCGGCGCCGAGCCATCGATCGTCTCCGCGATCCGCCAGATCGTGCACGCGGCCGACCCCGAGCAGCCGGTTTCCGAGATTCGGACGATGGACGACGTGCTCGCGAGCGAGACGGCGGGCCGGCGCGCGCAGCTTCGCGTGTTGGGCGTGCTGGCGGCGGTGGCCATTCTGCTGTCGGGCGTCGGCATCTACGGACTGCTGGCCTACACGGTCGCGCAACGCTCCCGCGAAATCGGCGTCCGTCTCGCGCTGGGCGCCCGTCCCGCACGGGTTGGTCGCATGATCTTCGCGGACGGCCTGCGCCTGGCCGTGCTCGGCATGGCGCTCGGTGTGCCGGCCGCGTACGTGCTCGCGCGCTCCATGAGCGCGCTCCTCTTCGGCATCACGCCCGGCGATCCGGCCACGTTCGCGACAGGGGCCGGCATCGTCATGCTGATCGCGACTGCGGGTTCGCTCGTGCCAGCGCTCAAAGCCACGAAGGTGACGCCGGTCACCGTCTTGAGAGTCGAATGA
- a CDS encoding SPFH domain-containing protein: MARERERRGLSGWTAVALLLAAGITAVYGLVEAAGQGSLRGVLLATATIVIDVIAFQGLTVVNPNEARVLTLFGVYVGTIRTPGFWWVNPFTRRRRLSLRIRNFESGKLKVNDHDGNPIEIAAVVVWRVVETYESSFNVDDYEHFVHVQSEAAVRILATSYAYDAHGEGELSLRSSVDEISERLRHEIQNRLEKAGIEVIEARISHLAYAPEIAGAMLRRQQASAVIAARQRIVEGAVGMVEMALNEISSKGVVELDEERKATMVSNLLVVLCSERGVEPVVNTGTLYQ; the protein is encoded by the coding sequence ATGGCGCGCGAACGGGAACGTCGTGGGTTGTCGGGTTGGACCGCGGTCGCGCTGTTGCTCGCGGCCGGCATCACTGCCGTCTATGGCCTCGTCGAGGCCGCCGGTCAGGGCTCGCTTCGCGGTGTGCTGCTCGCCACGGCCACGATCGTGATCGACGTCATCGCGTTTCAGGGCCTGACGGTCGTCAACCCCAACGAAGCGCGGGTGCTCACGCTCTTCGGCGTGTACGTCGGCACGATCCGCACGCCAGGCTTCTGGTGGGTCAATCCCTTCACGCGCCGACGCCGCCTGTCGCTTCGCATCCGCAACTTCGAGAGCGGCAAGCTCAAGGTGAACGATCACGACGGCAACCCGATCGAGATCGCCGCCGTCGTCGTCTGGCGCGTCGTCGAGACGTACGAGTCATCGTTCAACGTGGACGACTACGAGCACTTCGTGCACGTGCAGTCCGAGGCCGCCGTCCGGATCCTCGCCACGAGCTACGCGTACGATGCGCACGGCGAAGGCGAGCTGTCGCTGCGATCCTCGGTGGACGAGATCTCGGAGCGGCTGCGGCACGAGATCCAGAACCGGCTGGAGAAGGCCGGCATCGAGGTCATCGAAGCCCGGATCAGCCATCTGGCGTACGCGCCGGAGATCGCAGGCGCCATGCTGCGACGGCAGCAGGCGTCGGCGGTGATCGCCGCGCGGCAGCGCATCGTCGAGGGCGCCGTCGGCATGGTCGAGATGGCGTTGAACGAGATCAGCAGCAAGGGTGTCGTTGAGCTCGACGAGGAACGCAAGGCCACGATGGTGAGCAACCTTCTCGTCGTGCTCTGCAGCGAGCGCGGCGTCGAGCCGGTGGTCAACACGGGCACCCTCTATCAGTAG
- a CDS encoding helix-turn-helix transcriptional regulator has product MELPATTTPESLLPLPAAAFHILVALAEDDRHGYGIIKDVQARTGGALKLGPGTLYRSIERMLGQGLIRESRTRPAGDFDDERRRYYRITPFGRAVAAAESRRLAQMLDLARSSGLVPRKA; this is encoded by the coding sequence ATAGAGTTGCCCGCCACGACCACACCAGAATCGCTGCTGCCGCTGCCCGCCGCGGCCTTTCACATCCTCGTTGCTCTGGCCGAGGACGATCGGCATGGCTACGGCATCATCAAGGACGTCCAGGCGCGCACTGGCGGCGCGCTGAAGCTGGGTCCCGGCACGCTCTACCGCTCCATCGAGCGGATGCTCGGCCAAGGGCTGATTCGCGAGAGCCGCACGCGGCCGGCCGGCGACTTCGACGACGAGCGCCGGCGCTACTACCGGATCACGCCGTTCGGCCGGGCGGTCGCAGCGGCTGAGAGCCGCCGGCTGGCGCAGATGCTCGACCTCGCCCGCTCCAGCGGCCTCGTGCCGCGCAAGGCCTGA
- a CDS encoding phosphoenolpyruvate hydrolase family protein, translated as MAVARGRPCRGRNRHAVPKARRREERRELSRVRVPAARRQPRGGPVRRVETVVVGGRGGRRGLSPRQPTVELALSVRVRTSAAPCPHAAGVTPRSRTTTGGAARGRPCSCVFRESLEETGRSYAKEVEMIALARRMDLLTTPYVFDDQDAFAMPREAAAGIGMPQPPAASGS; from the coding sequence GTGGCAGTTGCTCGCGGAAGGCCGTGTCGTGGCCGGAATCGTCACGCCGTCCCGAAGGCTCGGCGTCGGGAGGAAAGGCGCGAGTTGTCTCGAGTACGAGTTCCGGCCGCTCGGCGGCAGCCGCGCGGCGGCCCGGTTCGACGCGTCGAAACGGTCGTTGTCGGCGGGCGAGGCGGTCGTCGTGGTCTATCACCGCGACAACCCACGGTGGAGCTCGCTCTATCCGTTCGAGTTCGTACGTCCGCGGCGCCCTGTCCGCACGCCGCGGGCGTGACGCCACGATCACGGACGACCACGGGCGGCGCAGCTCGCGGCCGTCCGTGCTCGTGCGTCTTCCGCGAGAGCCTCGAGGAGACGGGGAGGAGCTACGCGAAGGAAGTCGAGATGATCGCGCTCGCCCGCCGGATGGATCTGCTGACGACGCCGTACGTGTTCGACGATCAAGACGCCTTCGCGATGCCGCGGGAGGCTGCGGCAGGCATCGGAATGCCACAGCCTCCCGCGGCTTCGGGCTCGTGA
- a CDS encoding YceI family protein produces MKSRGLVVLALSLAIGLAAGPGISVLGAQGAPPAPGGGRAAAPAPDPKRPAKLDIAEGTRARYRVREQLAGINFPSDAVGSTESVTGTIVINPDGSVDRAKSKITVDLRTLTSDQQMRDGYVQRNTLETEKFPFLELVPTRAVGLPVPFPSAPPAQAGFQLIGDMTLHGVTSEATWNVVATFGNDAVSGRATTTLLFPTYKIAKPSLARLLSVDDKIELEVEFKAKRSAL; encoded by the coding sequence GTGAAGTCACGGGGTCTGGTGGTGCTCGCTCTCTCGCTCGCGATCGGCCTGGCGGCCGGTCCCGGTATCAGCGTTCTTGGCGCGCAAGGCGCGCCGCCCGCGCCCGGCGGCGGCCGTGCTGCCGCGCCGGCTCCCGATCCCAAACGGCCCGCGAAGCTCGACATCGCCGAGGGCACCCGCGCCCGCTATCGTGTTCGAGAGCAGTTGGCCGGCATCAACTTCCCCAGCGATGCCGTCGGCTCGACCGAGTCGGTGACCGGCACGATCGTGATCAATCCCGACGGGTCGGTCGATCGCGCGAAGTCGAAGATCACCGTCGATCTGCGGACGCTCACGAGCGACCAGCAGATGCGCGACGGCTACGTCCAGCGCAACACGCTCGAAACGGAGAAGTTCCCGTTCCTCGAGCTCGTGCCGACGCGCGCCGTTGGCCTGCCGGTGCCGTTCCCTTCAGCGCCGCCGGCCCAGGCCGGGTTCCAGCTCATCGGCGACATGACGCTGCACGGCGTGACGAGCGAAGCGACCTGGAACGTGGTCGCGACGTTCGGCAACGACGCCGTGTCGGGACGCGCCACCACGACGCTGCTCTTCCCGACCTACAAGATCGCCAAGCCGTCGCTCGCGCGGCTGCTCAGCGTCGACGACAAGATCGAGCTGGAAGTCGAGTTCAAGGCGAAGCGGTCAGCGTTGTAG
- a CDS encoding NmrA/HSCARG family protein, whose product MMSDRTILITGVTGKQGGSTARALVGHGFRLRGMTRRPHSDEARALKNLGIEIVEGDLDDEASLTRAIAGAWGVYAVQNTWEAGVEREETQGHRLARVAHAAGVEHYVYASVGSAHRQTGIPHFDNKARIEDTIRSLGFPSYTIIRPVFFMENLTSPWFLNGDTLYAALSPATVLQMIAVDDIGKYGALAFTQSERVRNRAFDIAGDAVTMPMVASVFTRVFGRPIGFVQVPLEEVQKNSEDFAIMLQWFGEVGYDVDIPALIREFGITPMTFEQWASRLPAAQ is encoded by the coding sequence CTGATGAGCGATCGGACGATTCTGATTACGGGCGTGACGGGCAAGCAGGGTGGATCGACCGCACGAGCGCTGGTGGGCCACGGATTCCGCCTGCGCGGCATGACGCGGCGGCCGCACAGCGACGAGGCGCGCGCGCTGAAGAATCTCGGCATCGAGATCGTCGAGGGCGACCTCGACGACGAAGCGTCGCTGACGCGCGCGATCGCCGGCGCGTGGGGCGTGTACGCGGTGCAGAACACGTGGGAGGCCGGCGTCGAGCGCGAGGAGACCCAGGGACATCGGCTTGCGCGGGTGGCGCACGCCGCCGGCGTCGAGCACTACGTGTACGCGTCGGTCGGATCGGCGCACCGGCAGACCGGTATCCCGCACTTCGACAACAAGGCGCGGATCGAGGACACGATCCGATCGCTCGGGTTTCCCTCCTACACGATCATCCGGCCGGTGTTCTTCATGGAGAATCTGACGTCGCCCTGGTTCCTCAACGGCGACACGCTCTACGCCGCGCTCTCGCCCGCGACCGTGCTGCAGATGATCGCCGTCGACGACATCGGCAAGTACGGCGCGCTCGCCTTCACGCAGTCGGAGCGCGTCAGGAACCGGGCCTTCGACATCGCCGGCGATGCGGTGACGATGCCGATGGTGGCGAGCGTGTTCACGAGAGTGTTCGGACGGCCGATTGGGTTCGTGCAGGTGCCGCTCGAAGAGGTGCAGAAGAACAGCGAGGACTTCGCGATCATGCTGCAGTGGTTCGGCGAGGTCGGGTACGACGTCGACATCCCCGCGCTGATCCGCGAATTCGGCATCACGCCGATGACGTTCGAGCAGTGGGCGAGCCGGTTGCCGGCTGCCCAGTGA